One part of the Verrucomicrobiota bacterium genome encodes these proteins:
- a CDS encoding SEL1-like repeat protein, which translates to MKNPNLNSRIMGRPFLAALLSTALAATALAQTTDLRTLTERAEKGDVKSQLALGVAYYLGQGTLQHFPDAAKWFRRAAEAGDALAQKNLATMYQNGQGVKADLNEAGRWYRKAAEQGNAQAQNELGWMLATGQGAPENHAEAIQWFRKSAEQNFTVAQKNLAVLLLRAPGGEPNYPEAAKWLTKAAEAGNAQAQNELGVLYANGRGVKQDAAEAAKWFKAAAEQGDTTASRNLALLMRGGQGVAKNDAEAFKLLKSSADKGDTQALYHLGQAYFNGNGVEKNEAEALKYYRRAAEAGEVNAMNELGWIYENGRGVPPNPTEAVKWYQTAADKGHVPAQFNLGVLHASGKGVKKDEAVALKWFKKAAAAGNVRAMAEVGRLHMIGAGGVPKDRDEAAKWLTAAAEAGADFAMDNLGVLLADDKANAKPDYIEAYKWFNVSAALGNTNAVRNRDAVAARLKTDDLNEAQRRAKDFYEKKIVPLLAPSSSAPAPASTPAVSAPQPAAATGDKKAAQPKKK; encoded by the coding sequence ATGAAAAATCCGAACCTGAATTCCCGAATCATGGGCCGTCCTTTCCTCGCGGCTTTGCTCTCCACCGCGCTCGCCGCCACGGCGCTCGCGCAGACCACCGACCTCCGGACGCTCACCGAGCGCGCCGAGAAGGGTGACGTGAAATCCCAACTCGCGCTCGGCGTGGCGTATTACCTCGGGCAGGGGACGCTCCAGCATTTCCCGGACGCCGCGAAGTGGTTCCGCCGCGCGGCCGAGGCCGGCGACGCCCTCGCGCAGAAGAACCTCGCGACCATGTATCAGAACGGCCAGGGCGTGAAGGCCGACTTGAACGAGGCCGGGCGCTGGTATCGCAAGGCCGCCGAGCAGGGCAACGCGCAGGCGCAAAACGAGCTGGGCTGGATGCTCGCCACCGGCCAGGGCGCGCCCGAGAACCACGCCGAGGCCATCCAGTGGTTCCGCAAGAGCGCCGAGCAAAACTTCACCGTCGCCCAGAAAAACCTTGCCGTGCTGTTGCTGCGCGCGCCGGGCGGCGAACCGAACTATCCCGAAGCCGCCAAGTGGCTCACGAAAGCCGCCGAGGCCGGCAACGCCCAGGCGCAGAACGAACTCGGCGTGCTCTATGCGAACGGCCGCGGCGTCAAGCAGGACGCCGCCGAGGCCGCGAAGTGGTTCAAGGCGGCCGCCGAGCAGGGCGACACGACGGCGTCGCGCAACCTCGCCTTGCTGATGCGCGGCGGGCAGGGCGTGGCGAAGAACGACGCCGAAGCCTTCAAGCTGCTCAAGTCGTCCGCCGACAAGGGGGACACGCAGGCGCTCTATCACCTCGGACAGGCTTACTTCAACGGCAACGGCGTCGAGAAGAACGAGGCCGAGGCGCTCAAGTATTACCGCCGCGCCGCCGAGGCGGGCGAAGTCAACGCGATGAACGAGCTCGGCTGGATCTACGAGAATGGCCGCGGCGTGCCACCGAACCCGACCGAAGCCGTGAAGTGGTATCAGACCGCGGCCGACAAGGGGCACGTGCCCGCGCAATTCAACCTCGGCGTGCTCCACGCAAGCGGCAAGGGCGTGAAGAAGGATGAGGCGGTGGCGCTCAAGTGGTTCAAGAAGGCAGCCGCTGCCGGCAATGTCCGCGCGATGGCCGAGGTCGGCCGTCTCCACATGATCGGCGCGGGTGGCGTGCCAAAAGACCGCGACGAGGCCGCCAAATGGCTGACCGCCGCGGCGGAGGCCGGCGCGGATTTTGCAATGGACAACCTCGGCGTGCTGCTCGCCGACGACAAGGCCAACGCCAAGCCCGACTACATCGAGGCCTACAAGTGGTTCAACGTCTCCGCCGCGCTCGGCAACACCAACGCGGTGCGCAACCGCGACGCCGTCGCCGCGCGCCTCAAGACCGACGACCTCAACGAAGCACAGCGCCGCGCGAAGGATTTCTACGAGAAGAAGATCGTCCCTCTGCTGGCGCCGAGTTCGTCCGCGCCGGCTCCTGCGAGCACGCCCGCGGTTTCCGCCCCGCAACCCGCCGCCGCGACGGGTGACAAGAAGGCCGCGCAGCCCAAGAAGAAGTAG
- a CDS encoding LacI family transcriptional regulator, with amino-acid sequence MVRLKDIAARAGVSVMTVSKALRDAKDISPKTRERLKALATQMGYVPNTAASGLRTHSTRLFGLIISAMTNPLFARVIMAIEENAHEMGYDLVIAHSLNNASREETCIRRMLARRVEGLFIFPAYRQQEHSPLYDELLARGVPTVILGPTAAFCARFHNVETNDLAASQALARHLIELGHRRIAFFTGPAVSPWALERFEGYRRGLRAAGMDVDESLVFQAGATIEEGEKAALQLLQENPSATAVQAVNDLVAIGAAETFIRQGLRIPQDISVVGFGNVLVSEHFRVPLTTARQPKHRLGVAAMEVMKKVMQGGTPTPQRLAAELAIRESSGPPKA; translated from the coding sequence ATGGTCCGACTGAAAGACATCGCCGCGCGCGCCGGAGTTTCCGTGATGACGGTCTCCAAGGCGCTCCGCGACGCGAAGGACATCTCGCCCAAGACGCGCGAGCGGCTCAAGGCGCTTGCCACGCAGATGGGCTACGTGCCGAACACGGCGGCCAGCGGCCTTCGGACCCACAGCACACGGCTCTTCGGGCTCATCATCTCGGCAATGACCAACCCGCTCTTCGCCCGCGTCATCATGGCCATCGAAGAGAACGCGCACGAGATGGGCTACGACCTCGTGATCGCGCACTCGCTGAACAACGCGAGCCGCGAGGAGACGTGCATCCGCCGGATGCTCGCGCGTCGCGTCGAGGGGTTGTTCATCTTTCCCGCCTACCGGCAGCAGGAACACTCGCCGCTGTATGACGAACTGCTTGCGCGCGGGGTGCCCACGGTGATTCTCGGGCCAACGGCGGCGTTCTGCGCGCGGTTCCACAATGTGGAAACCAACGACCTCGCCGCGAGCCAGGCGCTTGCGCGGCACTTGATCGAGCTTGGCCACCGGCGCATCGCGTTCTTCACCGGGCCCGCGGTCTCGCCGTGGGCGCTGGAGCGGTTCGAGGGATATCGCCGCGGACTCCGCGCCGCAGGGATGGACGTGGACGAATCGCTCGTCTTCCAGGCCGGCGCAACGATCGAGGAGGGCGAGAAGGCCGCGCTCCAGTTGCTTCAGGAAAACCCGAGCGCGACCGCCGTGCAGGCGGTCAACGACCTCGTGGCCATCGGCGCGGCGGAGACATTCATCCGGCAGGGCCTCCGCATCCCGCAGGACATTTCGGTCGTGGGATTTGGGAACGTGCTCGTGAGCGAACACTTCCGCGTCCCGCTGACCACCGCGCGGCAGCCCAAGCACCGGCTCGGCGTGGCGGCGATGGAAGTGATGAAGAAGGTGATGCAGGGCGGCACTCCGACGCCGCAGCGCCTCGCCGCCGAACTCGCCATCCGCGAAAGCTCCGGACCGCCGAAGGCGTGA
- a CDS encoding NAD(+)/NADH kinase, whose amino-acid sequence MLVFGGDGTMLRAARELSGSATPILGVKFGGLGFLTAISSQQLSRGLQRVWAGDFTIEERPLIEAEGEVGSEPLRSLALNDFVVSRGATSRLIELAVSVNGEALTNYLCDGLIVSSPTGSTAYSLAAGGAIVSPEAEVFTLTPICPHTLTNRSLVVSLRSEVRVTLQSRQPDSIFAADGQVLATLHPGESVTVRRSRRSVRLLRLSGSSFFGTLRQKLNWSGSNV is encoded by the coding sequence ATGCTCGTCTTCGGCGGCGATGGCACGATGCTCCGCGCCGCGCGCGAACTGTCCGGCAGCGCGACACCCATCCTCGGCGTGAAATTCGGCGGGCTGGGATTCCTCACGGCGATCTCCTCGCAACAACTGTCCCGCGGCCTGCAGCGGGTGTGGGCCGGGGACTTCACCATCGAGGAACGGCCGCTCATCGAGGCCGAGGGCGAAGTGGGATCCGAGCCGCTCCGCAGCCTAGCGCTCAACGATTTTGTGGTAAGCCGCGGCGCGACATCACGGCTGATCGAGCTCGCGGTGTCCGTGAACGGCGAGGCGCTCACGAACTACCTTTGCGACGGCTTGATCGTAAGCTCGCCGACGGGCTCGACCGCCTACTCGCTGGCTGCGGGCGGCGCGATCGTCAGCCCCGAGGCGGAAGTGTTCACGCTCACTCCCATCTGCCCGCACACGCTCACAAACCGCTCCCTGGTCGTGAGCCTGCGGTCCGAGGTGCGCGTGACGTTGCAAAGCCGGCAGCCGGACTCGATTTTCGCCGCGGACGGCCAGGTGCTCGCGACGTTGCACCCCGGCGAGAGCGTGACGGTGCGCCGGAGCCGCCGCTCGGTGCGGTTGCTGCGCTTGTCCGGCAGCTCGTTCTTCGGCACGCTCCGGCAGAAGCTGAACTGGAGCGGGTCGAATGTGTGA
- a CDS encoding TlyA family RNA methyltransferase, with amino-acid sequence MKRVDQALVERGFCDSREKARRAVMAGRVRVNQQTARKPSDSVADGDDLGLESGEKFVSRGGHKLDHALNHFQLDVRGILAVDLGASTGGFTDCLLQRGAARVFAVDVGHGQLAWKLRNDPRVVAMERTNARNLRPAAMPAPFEPAGLVTADCSFISLRLVLPAAVALLRPGGRIVALVKPQFEAGRAEADRGAGVITDPAVHQRVLAELEAFTSTLGGIAWRGVTASPLLGPAGNREFLALLETTR; translated from the coding sequence ATGAAGCGCGTTGATCAGGCACTCGTCGAGCGCGGCTTCTGCGACAGCCGCGAAAAGGCCCGCCGCGCCGTCATGGCCGGCCGCGTGCGCGTCAACCAGCAGACCGCCCGCAAGCCCAGCGATTCCGTTGCGGACGGCGACGACCTCGGGCTTGAGAGCGGCGAGAAGTTCGTGAGCCGCGGCGGGCACAAGCTCGACCACGCGCTCAATCACTTCCAGCTCGACGTGCGCGGCATCCTCGCCGTGGACCTCGGCGCTTCGACCGGCGGCTTCACCGACTGCCTGCTCCAGCGCGGCGCGGCGCGGGTGTTTGCGGTGGATGTCGGCCACGGCCAGCTCGCGTGGAAACTCCGCAACGACCCGCGCGTCGTCGCGATGGAGCGCACCAACGCGCGGAACCTCCGGCCCGCGGCCATGCCCGCGCCGTTCGAGCCCGCCGGACTCGTCACGGCCGACTGCTCATTCATCTCGCTCCGGCTCGTGCTGCCCGCGGCGGTGGCGCTGTTGCGGCCCGGCGGCCGCATCGTCGCGCTCGTGAAACCTCAATTCGAGGCCGGCCGCGCCGAGGCCGACCGCGGCGCGGGCGTGATCACCGACCCCGCCGTGCACCAGCGCGTGCTCGCGGAGCTCGAAGCCTTCACGTCCACGCTCGGCGGAATCGCGTGGCGCGGAGTGACCGCGTCGCCCCTGCTCGGGCCCGCCGGCAACCGGGAATTCCTCGCACTGCTTGAAACGACTCGCTGA
- a CDS encoding alpha/beta hydrolase, whose amino-acid sequence MIYFPTTFAPERADAIAAKRGFVPWKNVSGEIIGWQLPARRAATGAVLIVHGNAGSAVERGYIARPIHEAAAVDVFVLEYPGYGARGGSPSEKSFLSAADEAFSLLTHRAPVFVVSESLGTGVAAHLAGTHGGRVAGLAFIAPYNDLVSVGQRKMPFLPVRLILQDRFPAAAWLRDSRRPAVFLLAGEDEVIPTGLGLKLHDGYAGPKKLHVIPGAQHNDIAEQSPDWWAGVFEFWRENGVRQATD is encoded by the coding sequence TTGATCTACTTTCCAACCACGTTCGCGCCTGAGCGAGCCGATGCCATCGCGGCCAAGCGCGGATTTGTTCCGTGGAAGAACGTGTCGGGCGAGATCATCGGCTGGCAACTTCCAGCGAGACGTGCCGCGACCGGCGCGGTGCTGATCGTGCACGGCAACGCCGGAAGCGCGGTGGAACGCGGCTACATCGCCAGACCCATTCACGAGGCGGCGGCGGTGGACGTGTTTGTCCTGGAGTATCCCGGCTACGGTGCGCGTGGCGGTTCACCGAGCGAGAAGAGTTTTCTCTCCGCCGCGGACGAGGCATTCAGCCTGCTCACGCATCGCGCGCCGGTGTTTGTGGTCAGCGAATCGCTCGGCACGGGCGTCGCGGCGCACCTGGCGGGCACGCATGGGGGCCGCGTCGCGGGCCTCGCGTTCATCGCGCCCTACAACGACCTCGTCTCCGTCGGCCAGCGCAAGATGCCGTTTCTTCCCGTGCGGTTGATTTTGCAGGACCGCTTTCCGGCCGCGGCGTGGCTTCGCGATTCGCGCCGACCGGCGGTCTTTCTCCTCGCCGGCGAGGACGAGGTGATCCCGACGGGGCTCGGCCTGAAATTGCACGACGGTTACGCGGGACCGAAGAAACTCCACGTGATCCCCGGCGCGCAGCACAACGACATCGCCGAGCAATCCCCTGACTGGTGGGCGGGAGTGTTCGAGTTCTGGCGTGAGAACGGCGTGCGACAAGCAACCGATTGA
- the aspS gene encoding aspartate--tRNA ligase, translating into MKRTHHCNELRPAHIGQTVTLTGWVHSRRDLGGVIFIDVRDREGRTQAVFDPSDLTKELFASAEGLRSESVVQVTGKVRQRPAGTDNSKISTGEVEVLARELTVLNQAGVLPFPIDDPEQAAKVNEELRLKHRYLDLRRPEMARHLKLRSKAATATRVFMDEQGFLEVETPILFKSTPEGAREFLVPNRREAGTFYALPQSPQQFKQILMVAGVERYYQLARCFRDEDQRADRQLEFTQVDIEMSFIEREDLYALVEGLLARVWKTALGLDVPVPFKRLTYQDALNRFGIDKPDTRIGMELADFTEEFRASTFKVFSGTVATGGVVKALNAKGLACATQGQIETMTETAKSFGAKGLAFIKVEKGADGATVEWKSPIVKFFSQSEKDALTRKLEIEEGDLILFAAGQWLNACEILGRIRLYCAEVLKAAGKLVIPADRFDFLWVVDFPLLSFDKEQNRWYSSHHPFTAPVAEDIPLLKSDPKKVRGQHYDIVVNGVELGGGSIRIHQPDVQKTVFEEVLQIPPEETQLRFGYMLDAFQYGAPPHGGIALGFDRLIAILCGTPSIRDVIAFPKTAKGACLMTDSPSVVSARQLRDLHIDVKGPKKE; encoded by the coding sequence ATGAAACGCACGCACCATTGCAACGAGCTCCGGCCCGCGCACATCGGGCAGACGGTCACGCTCACCGGCTGGGTCCACAGCCGCCGCGACCTCGGCGGCGTCATCTTCATTGATGTCCGCGACCGCGAGGGCCGCACGCAGGCGGTCTTCGATCCGTCGGACTTGACGAAGGAACTTTTCGCCTCGGCCGAAGGCTTGCGCAGCGAGAGCGTCGTGCAGGTCACGGGCAAGGTGCGCCAGCGGCCCGCGGGCACCGACAACTCGAAGATTTCCACCGGCGAAGTCGAGGTGCTCGCACGCGAACTCACCGTGCTCAACCAGGCCGGGGTGCTGCCGTTCCCGATCGATGACCCGGAGCAGGCCGCGAAGGTGAACGAGGAGTTGCGCCTCAAGCATCGTTACCTCGACCTGCGCCGTCCCGAGATGGCGCGCCACCTGAAGCTCCGCAGCAAGGCCGCCACGGCCACGCGCGTGTTCATGGACGAGCAGGGCTTCCTCGAAGTCGAGACGCCGATCCTCTTCAAGTCGACGCCCGAGGGCGCGCGCGAGTTCCTCGTGCCGAACCGCCGCGAGGCCGGCACGTTCTACGCGCTGCCGCAGTCGCCGCAGCAGTTCAAGCAGATCCTCATGGTCGCGGGCGTCGAGCGCTACTACCAGCTCGCGCGGTGCTTCCGCGACGAGGACCAGCGCGCGGACCGCCAGCTCGAGTTCACTCAGGTGGACATCGAGATGAGCTTCATCGAGCGCGAGGATTTGTATGCGCTTGTCGAAGGACTGCTCGCGCGGGTGTGGAAAACCGCGCTCGGCTTGGACGTGCCGGTGCCGTTCAAGCGGCTCACGTATCAGGACGCGCTCAACCGCTTCGGCATCGACAAACCCGACACGCGCATCGGCATGGAGCTGGCGGACTTCACGGAGGAGTTCCGCGCGAGCACGTTCAAGGTCTTCAGCGGCACCGTCGCGACCGGCGGCGTGGTGAAGGCGCTCAACGCGAAGGGACTCGCCTGTGCCACGCAGGGACAGATCGAGACGATGACCGAGACCGCGAAAAGCTTCGGCGCAAAGGGCCTCGCGTTCATCAAGGTCGAGAAGGGGGCCGACGGTGCCACCGTCGAATGGAAATCGCCCATTGTGAAATTCTTCAGCCAGTCCGAGAAGGACGCGCTGACGAGGAAACTCGAGATCGAGGAAGGCGACTTGATCCTGTTCGCCGCCGGTCAATGGCTCAACGCCTGTGAAATCCTCGGCAGGATTCGCCTCTACTGCGCCGAGGTGCTCAAGGCGGCGGGCAAGCTCGTGATTCCCGCGGACCGCTTTGACTTCCTGTGGGTGGTGGACTTCCCGCTGCTGAGCTTCGACAAGGAGCAGAACCGCTGGTATTCGAGCCACCACCCGTTCACCGCGCCCGTGGCAGAGGACATCCCGCTGCTCAAGAGCGACCCGAAGAAAGTGCGCGGGCAGCATTACGACATCGTCGTCAACGGCGTCGAACTCGGCGGCGGGAGCATCCGCATCCACCAACCCGACGTGCAGAAGACGGTGTTCGAGGAGGTGCTGCAAATCCCGCCCGAGGAAACGCAACTGCGCTTCGGCTACATGCTCGACGCCTTCCAGTATGGCGCGCCGCCGCACGGAGGCATCGCGCTCGGCTTCGACCGGCTTATCGCGATCCTTTGCGGCACGCCGAGCATCCGCGACGTGATCGCCTTCCCAAAGACCGCGAAGGGCGCCTGCCTCATGACCGACTCGCCGAGCGTCGTGAGCGCACGCCAGTTGCGCGACCTGCACATCGACGTGAAGGGACCCAAGAAGGAGTAA